The genome window aaactgttgaattttttttaaatattttaaaataaaataatattaggTTTTAACATTTTCTGCATTCTTCGGGTGTATTTTAGCATTGAACATAAGATGTAGTAAGACGAGACAAAATTAGACAAATAGAGGTGTATGTTGACAAGGGAAGAGCAATTATATCCTCAGTTAACCTCCGATCACTCATCTAAAGAAGAAGATccaaaacacaaaaatgcaaTTAAAACCAACAGTTGTAAACAAATGCTACTTAACCCCTCAGATCACCGTACAATCCATGGGCATCGAAGACAATCGAGACATTTCAAGGTAAGATAATAGCAGGCGAAAGGAAAACATAATAGACAAGTGAAAATTTTGTTAATGAAAGATTTTTAGTTTTCATAGTCCTAAATGGTGAGGGGGAACATCCACTTAAAATAATTCTGAAACACTACACGGAGTAATGTTTACTGTAATGATAGCCTGCTGAGATGTTAAGAGATCGCAGTAGTTAGTCTTCGACAGCCAGACCTCTCCTACATAGGCAGGAATTCGGGCAACCTGGGGTGGGTAAATATCATTTTAGAGATAATTTTAACTAAAAATATGCTGTTCCGCGTTTGTcacatattttcattattaaatgtCTGTTTTTAAAAACCCAAAATTATATATAGTTCAATGacattacttttttatttatcaaataaaactacaacatatatttttgttgaattCGTCTTTaatttttgtacatatttctTTTTGACATGAAATGGAATTTTAAGAATCAAGTGTTCAATGACACTTTAATAACTTAGAAGTTAAAATCTGTTACTCCatatacattcattatttaaaagaaaatacacAATAGACAACAACTTGTTTACCTTAACAATTAACAAATGACGCAATGGAAGATAAgatttcatataaacaatcactcACTTTTTCACATCGCCAACAGTTTAACCATCAGTAAATATTTAAAGCACATTAATAAATAAACTCAGTATCCATCTGATGAAGTCCTTATCTTTGGTATTAAAGTAGCTTAtcgtaataaaaataatttatcataaCATTGCACCGAATAAACACGGCGGCATGCCAGTGATCTGATTTATATTCCCGAACGTAACACAGTCACAAAGCTCTAATTTTTACTCTGTACTTTCGATATTCGTTACATTGACACTCTCCCCGATAAGTAATCTGTTCCAAACGTGTTTCAGTTTGCCGTATAAATCCTTTTATAGAAAGATTATCATTACACCACAAACTGCACCAATAACCTTGTTTACATCAGAGAAGTCAATCCGTGCTTTCCCCCTTTGCACTGATGACAATTATCAGCTGTTGTCCCCTCCATTGCTTCACAATTTACCCCCACCCCTATATAAGTTATAAATACCACTCcgaactacacaacaaatatcCTAGCACGAATCACAAAACCACCTATTTATATTTTGGCATTTTCGTTAGCTAGCAACATATTTAAAGCGTTGTAAGTCTAATTTCTGGCACATATTGAATTTTGTCTATAAAACGGAAATAAAATTTACGATAAagcataaaattattttatgttagaaatgatttattttagtacattttatttctagTAATATATACTATTCATATTAATATGCCTACCAGCCTGATTCCAGTGTCCCTTGCCCGGTTGATAGATAGGAAATCCATACATCTCAATTTATGATGAATACCGTTACTGAACTTCCTGTATGATAATAAACCATTCAGCGATCCAAGAATACATCACATCACAGacaaaaatttacatttaaagcTTTTCTAGACTTTTTGGATTCGTTAAAAGTTCCCGGAGAATTCGCCAGGCCTGTTTGGCAGCATTGTCCATCCCAGATGTGGTTTTACCCTTAAATAAGTCCACGTTGGGTAGGAAATAATGTGGGCATCTCCTGTTTTGTAAGCACGAGATAAGTTGTAGTAAGATACCGTTGAGTCTGTCTCCTAAGCACGTGTCATCCCACTCGATCTCACGCGGGTGCTTTTCACATTCGTACAGAAGTAGGGTCTTCATGATATACGAGGTGATGGGTTGCCCCGGAATGTCGAGATGTCTGTCGCGGAAAGTTTTCATGATACTGAGACACTTCCGACGACACCCTCCATACAGAAGTCTGTCCTCAGCATACTTGAACGACATGGCCCAAGCATCCCCTTCGGCCGCGCTCTGTTTGTCCTTCATGTAGATGCTTTCACGAGATAGAAGATCGAATCCCTCTGTCTTGACCTCGGCCACGAGGTTTGGGTTTGGCCAGGGTATATGGGGTACTGGCCAGTGTGCAGCACTACGACACCAGATCCCACCGCACCTGAACGCGGGGGTCACTTGCACCACGAACCTTTCCTTAATCCGAAGTTTCACTTCCGTGGTATCAGCTACCATTTTCACGATATCCCTATAACTGCATTTGTCCACTGCTTGTGCTACCAATGTCTGGAATCGCGACCTGATTTTCCGTGCGGACAGATATCCGGACGCTGTGATAAATTCCACCCATAGTGACATTGACCTTTTTCGACCATCACTGAGTTTCAAAACAGCACAACCAGGTATCGTACCATCGTCAACGAAATTAAACACACCCATTTGGTTTAAATAAAGTACCACCTCGAATTCCGTAGGTGAAACAACGTCCAAGCCTTCATAACGTCCATTGGCTTCATTCAAAGAACTGATGAACCGAGGCTCCTGAACTTCCACCTCTTTGAGCACATCTTGCACAACCTTGCACACCTCGCGGATCGTTTTCATGGTGGCACCCTGTCGCGACTGCACCCGTTCATTATAGTACTTGTTCAATTGGAACAAGATCTTAGATTGTGCAGCCAACATATCTGTTGATCCTCCTTCTAGAAGCATAGTCAGTGTTTTAATATCAAAAGGTGGTCCTGTTAGTTAATGtccaaaaatattaaaagaggAAAAACTCTCCAGAAGTTTTCTTCACTTTACTTTACAAGTCTAGGAATGattcattatttcattaagCACTTAGAATGGACAACATGACTGTGTTGTCATCTGCTAATAAGATGCGGTGTCTCTTGTCTCTGCTCACcgttgtgttttgtttacaactGTGTGCAACAGGCGTCAGCTGGTCCAGGTAAAAATCACCGTGGGTCAGTTATGACACCCACGTAGGTATATAAATGACCACTGGTCATATACTTAGGAAGAAAATCCTCAGTATTATCCATCCATGGTCAGTATAATAGGTATACACCGCTAGTGAACTCTATCTTTACTCCAATTGTCTTCTCTTCCTCGAGTAGAAACGCTTTTGTATGCATTAAGTACGGTTACTGCTCGATAGCCTGTTATGTGTGGCCTTTCAGCATGCTGTAGGGATCCTCCGCTATTTGACTGTCATATGGCTGATAATTGAAAGGTAAACATTGCAGCCCACCGGCCAATGGAAAGCCCGCTTCTGTAATCGCTGGACGGGCTGGCTCCGCCCATTTATACGCCCATAGGCAGTTCTAATCAATTAGCCGGGACTATGACACGCCTCTTAGTTAAATGAATAAGCAGCGGATTTGATGAGCTCACCCGCAGTGAATTACAAAGTAAAGTTAGCTACGCATGGCCCAACAGAGCGGATAATTCTCGTAGGGAAATAGACAGGCCTTTATGGTAGTGATGAGAGGTTCTCGTACAGCTTTTCTCATTGTCATAACTGTTCATTTTCTGTCCGTACTTTTAAGAACCTTTCATCGATTATGATTAAAACGCAATGTAAACCATGCATCttgtaacatatacatgtattttgttgtttgaTCACTTTCTTGTGtaccatatgtatatatgtttctggcaTTATTAACCTTTAAAAACTAGCATTGTTATTACAAGAGTACACTTACATTAGCTATTGGTATGCTTGATTTTTATACAGGATTTCCGAGGCTCCCCTATCCTCTGATACTGCCAGGATTCTTACATGTTATAGGATTTGAAGTTTATTGTTCGAATAGACGGTTTGATAATCCTACGGACGCCGGGCCTGCGTGCCCGCCTATGGAGAAACCAGCAGCgtatgtaattgtaattaagtTTAATCCGTACTTAAAATCCTATCTGAATGGTGAAAAGGCgatattatttaaacattattaaTCCGCGTTAATTATGTTTGTTATTTATAGTAAATCTTAAAAGTAAAGTTAATTCGCTTTAGATTACAATTTAGGTAAACATCTTCCATCTTTCTTTCCGTGATGGTTTCTAACGTTCAACAACACACTGTTCATCGAAAACAAATTTTACCACACGTCTGTCACGAATTTATCGcagttattgattttatttaaatcgGTTTACTTATCAAATTATTGATTTagataaaatattacaataattttaCCCCATCATAGCCTTTTCTCTAAAATGCCAGTTACCAAAGGCCAAGTGTATGTGTAATAACAATATTAGTTGTACTATggaattatcattattagtttTCTGAGTAACATATTTTTAggcacaaaataaaatacaaaatctcatatattaatttcataatattATTTGTTGCGGTTGACTCTTATTATCGCAATTGACATTTCTTGACCTTTCATATTTATAGCCTGATTTTGTGGGTGATCTAAATTTAATGTCATTCTACAACATATTAAATTATACTCCACATGATAATAAAATCCTAATCGTAAAATATCCGAAACAAAACTGTCAGAAACATCTATGATGGTTTTGTAGTATGTTGGTATTATGTTTTACAGACATTTTTATTGCATTACGATATAGaatttacatacaaaaaatgtCCGGTACATTCGATTTGATAGTATCGTTCATTGCTACGGATAGTTATGCTAACTTAACGGGCCAAAGTATGTAATATTGACCCCGAACCGCCGACCAAAAACAGATAGCAATGTCTCTATTTGTAGATTAAATCGAAACGTGGCCATTATTTTAAGATCATCTGCATAGTTATACTATAAATACAGAATTCGACAAGGACATGTGTTTACGAACAAAAGGAAATTATAATAGTTGATAAACAGGGGTTGTTATGAGATAATGTAACAATACACATTTTCTATAGCCTGAGGGGCCCTCAATGTTAATTGAAAATATAGTTGTCGCTTTAATGTGTCTGCTATAGCTATAAAATCgatcaatatatttaaataaacctttgaaaataataattttcaaatattaattttaaagcaTAGAAATTTCATACCTATCTAGAAAATTAGGTTATAAGTCAAAATAAAATGAGTGAATTGTCAATACCTATTTGAATtgactttaaaatgaaaatattatttgttttcacaTTATCGGGATTTTATAATCAAGATATATTAGAGTTTAACGTCATGTATTAAAAGACGTCTTATCAATGAAGAcaggaaataaaaacaaaattatatcaatatattctctaatcatatttttatatcgTATGCTGTACATAATAGCATCGATATATGATATTCATGAGAAAGAAAGCACTTGTGAATCTTGATGTACTTTTTATAGTAGTAGGGCGCGTAAACAATTCAgttcatatacatatttataagtTATAACTGAAACAGTAATGCCAGCATacaattcatttcatttcataaagtCGGCTACTTTTTGCACCAAAGAGATGTTTATCGTGAACAAATACAGTTTCATACAAAACGAGAATTCCGCTCCAGTCGATTTTAATACTTAGCGGCTCGCCATTTTAACGCCAAGTTGCAACACATTAATAACGCATTAATAATGTATCTAGATCGCTGTAAAAATCTTTGCTCTAACTACCGTAAAATTGGGCTTAATTAGGCCTGCATCAGTTACATATCACGTGTGGCGAGGTGTAAATCGGCAAAAAAGGCTGCGCGTGCCAACGTTTCGTATGAAAGAGGCTGTTACATCAGGTTACCACCTCCCTTCTGTCGACCAGGGaataaataaacatcaaagtttATTTTATAAACTACACATTGATCAAAAACATCCGTGCGTTTAAAAGCAGACATCGCGGATTTGTACGGTTTCTGAGTCGTTTAACATATTCAAAGTAGGACTATTATTGTATAGATTTCTGCCAGATGTGGCTCACTATACGTCTAATATAGTGCCATCACCGTCACTGGTTCCCTTGTTTACCATGCACCATCTTCTAACTCTTACCAAAATTcgatttgtattgattttacaGTGTCTGGGAAATGTTCACTTGAAGGAGTAAAGTCAATATTTGTCTCCATCTCACTCGACTAGTGACCCCGCCATTGTCGAATTATTGTAATTTGGTTGTAGCATAAGGCAAAACTAATCCCGTGGATTCTGGAACTCTTGAAGCTAATAATTAGTCCCTCGGGCCCTCTGCCATCATTATAATACCCGGACCGGAGCAAGTTTCCGGACCTGTCACGGCAAATGCGAGGGTTTGTGACAGAACGGGCTATTTTGTACCCCTCCGGTTATGTGCTGCTATCGATTCTAAAGCATACGTTGCTGTTGATAACCCAGAGCTAGCTAATTCAAACAggaaaaaaattatgatatatcTTAATTAAAATTAGGTATTTATAAAAATTTAGAATTATAAATTGTCATGTTATCAAAGTTAGGAAATAGTATTGAAATTACTTAATCAGTAAACagttatatttaaaacataaattatatcTTATTGATGAgagaaattgaagaaaaatcattgtatttataatatatgttaaGTACATTATAATATTCTTTAAATATCTTGCAGGAATTAGTAATGCAGTTTGGAAATACAAATATACTCAGAAGCttcttaatattttcttttctcgTTCGACCTCTCTAAAATGTACGCAGAACGTCCCATCAGGATTCATCAACTGAACAACATCAATtctaattaaaaagaaaaaaaagaaaatactaTAATAATGGTATTTAtaatttttccaaatcaatttAAGTTCGCCACAAATTAGTTGCTATACAATTGTTTTCTCCTCGTGACATAACTTTGTCCATATATTGTTAATGGTAGataattaaatcaatataaatatttcccTTTAAGATTAAAGGAGACAGAATAGTTCTAAGTAAGCGATATCCTCAGTCTTAGATATGTGCATTGCGTGAGAAAATCGTATCGACAGAGCACGTATGTATTAATTAAATTCCCgtaataacattttattatgaatgacatatatcatattgaataatagagttaatattaattacaattaattaatatttcgtCACCCCCTggttaaataaattaataccaAAAGATTATGAACGTCTTTTAAACTGCTGTCAAATAAACCACTGTAAATCATAGATATTTTCGACCTCGGGTTCCTAATCTTTGAACCACATTTTTTTACAgagcaaaaatatttttattctataaATATTGGCACGCACGGATAGATAGGGTATGCATGGGGTATTTAATTAAAGGGCGCGTTCTGTGTATTGCTATAAAGATAAGTATCAACTCTTAACTGTGTTTTTTTCAGAGAGCAGTTCGGACATATTTCTTCATTTCATCATATATTATCTTCATCATATTATAATCTCACCAACTTGTTCAAAAAAGTGTTAAACAAATTACGGtaatgaagggagataactcattaGCCAGTGaatcatatttaaattttgtaattcGCGTGTGGTGTTTTAGGAAGGAGAATAACTTAAGATCCTGTCGTTACAATACCTAAGGGAGCAAATATGcagatattaatattaaaaatacaattgtagaaaatatttaaataatgattatGAACATTAAACAGTCCTTTATGTTCAGCGCATCGAAGTAATTTGATTGCATGAAATAACGTATAAGAAGAAGCTATTCCAAATAACACGAAAATTCAATTAACTTCGAAACTCATGATACTGGATACTAATATGTTGTAGCTAAAAGGTTTATGAATATGTGTGTGAATACGATGATCTTTGGCCTAGGTACCTAtcataaacattttttgtttacgCAATATTGAAGGAAAATCATCAAGTATTATTATTGGCAGAATTATGATATCAATTTTCACATGACAgtaatatcataaaaaaacattgtcATATCTGCATACGTGAATGAACCATAACgatatatacaattgtaaatCAAACAATTCTATCAACGTAGTCAAATACCATCAGGCAACCCATAAAATAGTCCTATATTAACACGTTAGGCCAGAAATAGGTGTCTAATCTGACAGAATCACACAGGTGTCATAAGGTAGATGTTTCCCTACCCCGGTCATTAACCAAGTAAGACCACATGTCAGTGAAACGTCGCCTTCCTTATCGCCCTCTGGATCTGCTCATCAGCCATTCAAAATACGTCATCAATCTATTTCCCACCCTAATCATGACAGCGCCACTACCCGTAGGGGAAGTGACGTCGCGGCATTGGGTCTGGATTTGTACAGGCGTGTGTGTTGTAAACCCCGAAGCGATTACATTCAGAGATCTACTGAATAAATATTGACTTTGCTTATGGTTTAAAGTTCCATAATTTTCTTGGTGATTGACAAAAAACTTACATTTCGAGTTCTGTTCAAAATTAGTattctataaatattttatcaagcTCCAATCAATCAACGCATTTGTCGTTTTTAAGtcaatatgttgttctttattGTGCAATCTTGATTTGAGATAGCAGTTCATTAGAGTTATCCATGTGTTATAATTCCCCcaggacaggtaaatatctttaaaaaaaaaaccagactAAAACTTTGCAAAATTATTTGTTGATTTTGATCGCCTACAATGCGAACCAAATTAAATAGAAGCTTTAGAAGATTGAAACGACAAACCTTGTTTATAATCACGTATGCAAAACCTGGAGTAAAAGTCCTGACATAATTAACAATACCAAATTCGTCATGCAAGGAAAGAAAATACCCTCCCGTATTTCTGGCCAAATATCATTTTGTGCAAATAGGAGTCGGATGGTTAACTTTGGCATAACGAGGTATAGTTTATAAGAAGTACTGAATATGTCTGATCACCCCATATCATCGAGGGAGAAACTGACTAATTCCTGGTGAGATAACAAAAATCacatatcccccccccccccccgcgaAGTTCATACCTACAGTATTGGTATCAATATGTAGATAACACatagaataattataaatgtaaggtccaaatatcatatttatccAAAGTGATTTTATGAAGGTTATTTCTGGGCATTTCTTTCTTGAAAATAACATCATGAAGGTCATTGAAAGACAATAAGCAACGAAGCTTCTCTTTTACCATCCATCTATCAGTCAACACTTCCATTATATGACTTTCTAAAACATGTATTAACAGTAATGCAAATAAGAAAACCCAAaatgaaagaaacatttttgaaatgtcAGATAACTTTAATTTTTGTAATACATTATAATCTTAGAAAGAAAGGAAGTTATTTTCTTTAATTGGCGATATGAAGTCATTCTAAACGATagaaccaaggatttataatcTACGTCCTTGGATAGAACAAATGTTTCTGTTACAAATCAATTTATATGAATTAACCAAAGCGTTGCAAAATGCTACACTTGAATATTTCATACACCAATTCTTAGGTTTTTACTAGGTCAACAAAGTATGTAACATGGCAGTCGTGAATATTCATCGTCATAGTGAAAATAAGTTTGATTATGTTTTCCAACAAcagaacattaaaaaaaaagaaaacaacagcatccatgtgtgtgtatatgtgtatcATAACTGCCCACACACACAATAAGAACACAAAACAATCCAATTATTAGGACGATATTATAGAGTTACATTACGTAACTGTTTTAAGTTGGGTAATATGATGATAAAACAGTTGGTGCTCTGGTTCTGATTCTACAAGTGTTAATCTGTTTAAATGCTAGAGGTGCATGGATTGATTTTAAACAAACGGAGATAAAAGTGGGGTATAATGAAGAATAAAAATATCGCCAAACCAAAAGAGATATCTCATCTCATTATACGCGAAAACCTCATCAGCTTAACTTAAATAAAAATGGCATGTAATggaatattttcaaattgaaaaaGTTACTTTTGTCAAGTTGACAACATTTGTGATACAAGACTTTAGAGAAATGAGACAAGATTATTGAACATTTTGCTTAGATACAGAAATGTAACTATTtaaaatttcatcttaattACGTCAAGCTGACTGTTCAGAACACgcattttaacaaaacaaaaagaagcATATCAGAATTTGTAAACATGATGATGCTAAACATGGAACAGTCGGGTAAACAAAGAGTTTTTATCACGAGCAGAGTTACATCTTTCCCACGTAACGAACAAGTTCTGGTTTTACGTAATCACTGTGAAAACTAAACAATTCGATAAAACAATCATGGGTCAGACCATAGGTGTTCAGTTAACGCCTTACCATCTGTGATCTAACGCAACACACAGTTGACTATTATTACCTAGAATATAAATGAGATCggtattttgtgtaaaaaagTTCTGTTGCATTTtgcattattttgtatttatttctcGTATATTTGCTGCAAATAGGGATATGTCAGTtctaaagtacatgtaataattatcTTGAATATGCCAAATATATAGGGAAAATGATATGATTTTGTAAGAGAGTTGACTGAATTCCATAAAAAGGCAAACAAAAGAGAAAGAAAAGTTTTTTGGCGCCTCAAATCGCAAGGTCATGCCTTATGAGTTTTTTGCGACAATTCAGTTTTGCGAAGGATAAATGAAAAGGCCCTATTTTCATTGAGGAGCATACTTTTTTGCGTCCATTTAAATTTTCGAAAGGTAATCGCCCGTAAATTACGCGAAATTTAAATTTCACGCAAATGGAAGTGGTCAACAGTACAAAAACATTCACGCAAATACGATTCGAATCCAACATAAAACATTAGTTGTTTATGCAAAAATGCAATATCATCGAAGGCCAAAGTTGATAGAGTACAGGTGAAGGTCAAATGAAGATGTGAACAAGCTGCCGCGGGTATACACACGTAATACACACATACCTAGCATATCACTACACATGTGTTCATTCATACTGACAACATATGGATTAGGTCATTCAGgtcaaatattttgttatacacatacaacCTAGATATAAAACTATACTTTAGGATGAAAACATGGTCACCTACGTACTTTCGAGGTATACTGCAGTGTGCTATAATCGTCATCACGTGTTCATAAGTTACGAATTCACGAATAACGtgatgaaatacaaaatgtcatGTAATCATTTCGAACATGTAACACTTAAAAAGAAGAGACATATTGCCTGAAAAGTTCAGCTATAGAAAGGATGTATGAAAAGAAGAACATTCTAAGAGTTTCTCAAAGGAAAACTAAGAGATATTAAAATACAAAGGAGAAAGAATTTactgataaaaataaaactatttagaaagaaaataactgttttttgtttttgtttttgtcttttaaaCCATCGAAGGTCTTGTTCGGATGGTGTTTTAAATATACgagatgtttttgttttagtgGATCTCATTGCGGTGTTGATTTTCTATATGTTTCAAAGCTGTACTTTATTATATTGCTTTTAAGTGGTGTAGACAAAACTTCATTTAGTAGTCGAGATAAGTCAGGAAACTTGATCAAGGTAACGCAATACCACCTGTAAACAATTACTCAGTAGAACTGTAGGCCGTCTGTATCGGTAACTAACAGTTTGGCATGACACATTGGTCTAGGAACAGTGTCTCCTCACTATCGAGTTGCAAGCCATATTTTTCTTGACCATTTCATaactttgttatatatttttagctGAAACATTATAGGAAAAAAATCCTCAGCGTTCAAACATTTAACATGAGATGTAAGAAATCGTTTCCGAAAGTCAGAATTGTTTTATCGGAATAATGTAGATGTCTATCTATTCTGCAGTGTGTCAGCAatacgaaataaaaaaaaaatatgaattttgcTAAAATTGTTTAAACACAGAATCCTTGGAgaccatttctgatgttttgGATAGTTTCATCATTAGATCTAGTAAACTCGTGTTCTGCAGTCAACGACGGACCATTATTGTGAATAAAGCTTGATGTCAGGTACTGACATTTCCACAGACAAAGATACATTTCACAGAGGAAAACAGTCTACAATATTTGAGCAAATACATGCTGGTGCATTTAACCCATGCTTGACAAATACTTGAAAATGGTTCATGTTTCACACAGAATGCGCTCGGTAGACACAAACAATTGAAACTATTCCGACC of Argopecten irradians isolate NY chromosome 7, Ai_NY, whole genome shotgun sequence contains these proteins:
- the LOC138327759 gene encoding protein mab-21-like 2; amino-acid sequence: MLLEGGSTDMLAAQSKILFQLNKYYNERVQSRQGATMKTIREVCKVVQDVLKEVEVQEPRFISSLNEANGRYEGLDVVSPTEFEVVLYLNQMGVFNFVDDGTIPGCAVLKLSDGRKRSMSLWVEFITASGYLSARKIRSRFQTLVAQAVDKCSYRDIVKMVADTTEVKLRIKERFVVQVTPAFRCGGIWCRSAAHWPVPHIPWPNPNLVAEVKTEGFDLLSRESIYMKDKQSAAEGDAWAMSFKYAEDRLLYGGCRRKCLSIMKTFRDRHLDIPGQPITSYIMKTLLLYECEKHPREIEWDDTCLGDRLNGILLQLISCLQNRRCPHYFLPNVDLFKGKTTSGMDNAAKQAWRILRELLTNPKSLEKL